A single window of Athene noctua chromosome 1, bAthNoc1.hap1.1, whole genome shotgun sequence DNA harbors:
- the GTPBP2 gene encoding GTP-binding protein 2 isoform X1 yields MDSRVSELFGGCCRPAGGGAGGALRGRGGAAPGGGSKAKKKNGRSRGGKANNPPYLPPEAEDGNIEYKLKLVNPSQYRFEHLVTQMKWRLQEGRGEAVYQIGVEDNGLLVGLSEEEMRASLKTLRRMAEKVGADITVLREREVDYDSDVPRKITEVLVRKVPDNQQFLDLRVAVLGNVDSGKSTLLGVLTQGELDNGRGRARLNLFRHLHEIQSGRTSSISFEILGFNSKGEVVNYSDSRTAEEICESSSKMITFIDLAGHHKYLKTTIFGLTSYCPDFAMLVVSANTGIAGTTREHLGLAMALKVPFFIVISKVDLCSKATVERTVKQLERILKQPGCNKLPLLVNSDDDAVTAAQQFAQSPNITPIFTLSSVSGENLDLLKVFLNILPPLTNSKEQEELMQQLTEFQVDEIYTVPEVGTVVGGTLSSGICREGENLVVGPTDDGKFLRLKVCSIQRNRSACRVLRAGQAATLALGPFDRSLLRKGMVMVSPEMNPTICSVFEAEIVLLFHATTFRKGFQVTVHVGNVRQTAIVEKIHGKDKLRTGEKAVVRFRFIKHPEYLKIGAKLLFREGVTKGIGHVTDLQAITTKENGLEESLGPGQLSF; encoded by the exons ATGGATTCACGGGTGTCGGAGCTCTTCGGGGGCTGCTgccggccggcgggcggcggggcgggcggggcgctgcgcgggcgcggaggggccgcgccCGGCGGCGGCTCGAAGGCGAAGAAGAAGAACGGGCGGAGCCGGGGGGGGAAGGCCAACAACCCGCCGTACCTGCCGCCTGAG GCAGAAGATGGGAACATCGAGTACAAG CTAAAGCTGGTGAATCCCTCACAATATCGCTTTGAGCACCTGGTGACACAGATGAAGTGGCGACTGCAGGAAGGCCGAGGTGAGGCCGTCTATCAGATCGGCGTGGAGGACAACGGGCTGCTGGTGGGCCTCTCAGAAGAGGAGATGCGTGCCTCACTCAAGACACTGCGCCGTATGGCAGAGAA GGTTGGGGCTGATATCACGGTGCTGCGGGAGAGGGAGGTCGATTACGACAGCGACGTTCCGAGGAAGATAACGGAGGTGCTTGTCCGAAAGGTGCCTGACAACCAGCAG TTCTTAGACCTTCGAGTAGCTGTTCTGGGGAATGTGGACTCAGGGAAGTCAACTCTGTTGGGTGTCCTAACGCAAGGAGAGCTGGACAACGGGCGGGGCAGAGCACGCCTCAACCTCTTTCGGCATCTCCATGAAATCCAGTCAGGAAGAACGTCAAGCATCAGCTTTGAGATCCTAGGCTTCAATAGCAAAGGAGAG GTGGTAAATTACAGTGACTCCCGAACAGCAGAAGAGATCTGTGAGAGTTCTTCCAAAATGATCACATTCATTGACCTGGCTGGCCACCACAAGTATCTGAAAACAACCATCTTTGGCCTCACCAGCTACTGCCCAGACTTTGCTATGCTGGTGGTGAGCGCCAACACCGGCATTG CAGGCACAACTCGAGAGCACTTGGGCTTGGCCATGGCCCTCAAGGTCCCCTTCTTCATTGTCATCAGCAAAGTTGACTTGTGTTCGAAAGCCACTGTGGAACGGACAGTGAAGCAGCTGGAGCGAATCCTGAAGCAGCCAGGCTGCAACAAGCTCCCCCTGCTTGTGAATTCAGATGACGATGCTGTTACAGCAGCACAGCAGTTTGCACAGTCTCCCAA CATCACCCCAATCTTCACACTGTCCAGCGTTTCTGGGGAGAACCTGGATCTCTTAAAAGTCTTTCTCAATATCCTCCCTCCACTGACCAACAGTAAAGAGCAGGAAGAACTGATGCAGCAACTCACAGAGTTCCAG GTCGATGAAATTTATACTGTGCCAGAGGTGGGGACTGTTGTGGGAGGAACTCTGTCGAG TGGGATCTGCCGAGAAGGAGAGAACCTGGTGGTTGGTCCCACTGATGATGGGAAGTTCCTCCGGCTGAAAGTGTGCAGTATCCAGCGCAACCGCTCAGCCTGTCGTGTGCTGCGGGCTGGGCAGGCAGCCACACTGGCTCTTGGACCCTTCGACCGCTCCCTGCTGCGTAAG GGCATGGTCATGGTGAGCCCAGAAATGAACCCCACCATCTGCTCAGTGTTTGAAGCCGAAATCGTGCTGTTGTTCCACGCGACGACTTTCCGGAAGGGGTTTCAGGTGACAGTGCACGTGGGGAATGTGCGACAGACTGCTATTGTAGAGAAGATTCATGGAAAG GACAAGCTGCGGACAGGAGAGAAGGCAGTTGTCCGTTTCAGGTTCATCAAGCATCCTGAATACTTGAAGATCGGAGCTAAGCTGCTTTTCCGTGAAGGAGTCACCAAAGGCATTGGGCATGTCACTGACCTCCAAGCCATCACCACCAAAGAAAACGGCTTGGAGGAGTCCCTGGGGCCTGGACAGCTGAGCTTCTGA
- the GTPBP2 gene encoding GTP-binding protein 2 isoform X2, which produces MKWRLQEGRGEAVYQIGVEDNGLLVGLSEEEMRASLKTLRRMAEKVGADITVLREREVDYDSDVPRKITEVLVRKVPDNQQFLDLRVAVLGNVDSGKSTLLGVLTQGELDNGRGRARLNLFRHLHEIQSGRTSSISFEILGFNSKGEVVNYSDSRTAEEICESSSKMITFIDLAGHHKYLKTTIFGLTSYCPDFAMLVVSANTGIAGTTREHLGLAMALKVPFFIVISKVDLCSKATVERTVKQLERILKQPGCNKLPLLVNSDDDAVTAAQQFAQSPNITPIFTLSSVSGENLDLLKVFLNILPPLTNSKEQEELMQQLTEFQVDEIYTVPEVGTVVGGTLSSGICREGENLVVGPTDDGKFLRLKVCSIQRNRSACRVLRAGQAATLALGPFDRSLLRKGMVMVSPEMNPTICSVFEAEIVLLFHATTFRKGFQVTVHVGNVRQTAIVEKIHGKDKLRTGEKAVVRFRFIKHPEYLKIGAKLLFREGVTKGIGHVTDLQAITTKENGLEESLGPGQLSF; this is translated from the exons ATGAAGTGGCGACTGCAGGAAGGCCGAGGTGAGGCCGTCTATCAGATCGGCGTGGAGGACAACGGGCTGCTGGTGGGCCTCTCAGAAGAGGAGATGCGTGCCTCACTCAAGACACTGCGCCGTATGGCAGAGAA GGTTGGGGCTGATATCACGGTGCTGCGGGAGAGGGAGGTCGATTACGACAGCGACGTTCCGAGGAAGATAACGGAGGTGCTTGTCCGAAAGGTGCCTGACAACCAGCAG TTCTTAGACCTTCGAGTAGCTGTTCTGGGGAATGTGGACTCAGGGAAGTCAACTCTGTTGGGTGTCCTAACGCAAGGAGAGCTGGACAACGGGCGGGGCAGAGCACGCCTCAACCTCTTTCGGCATCTCCATGAAATCCAGTCAGGAAGAACGTCAAGCATCAGCTTTGAGATCCTAGGCTTCAATAGCAAAGGAGAG GTGGTAAATTACAGTGACTCCCGAACAGCAGAAGAGATCTGTGAGAGTTCTTCCAAAATGATCACATTCATTGACCTGGCTGGCCACCACAAGTATCTGAAAACAACCATCTTTGGCCTCACCAGCTACTGCCCAGACTTTGCTATGCTGGTGGTGAGCGCCAACACCGGCATTG CAGGCACAACTCGAGAGCACTTGGGCTTGGCCATGGCCCTCAAGGTCCCCTTCTTCATTGTCATCAGCAAAGTTGACTTGTGTTCGAAAGCCACTGTGGAACGGACAGTGAAGCAGCTGGAGCGAATCCTGAAGCAGCCAGGCTGCAACAAGCTCCCCCTGCTTGTGAATTCAGATGACGATGCTGTTACAGCAGCACAGCAGTTTGCACAGTCTCCCAA CATCACCCCAATCTTCACACTGTCCAGCGTTTCTGGGGAGAACCTGGATCTCTTAAAAGTCTTTCTCAATATCCTCCCTCCACTGACCAACAGTAAAGAGCAGGAAGAACTGATGCAGCAACTCACAGAGTTCCAG GTCGATGAAATTTATACTGTGCCAGAGGTGGGGACTGTTGTGGGAGGAACTCTGTCGAG TGGGATCTGCCGAGAAGGAGAGAACCTGGTGGTTGGTCCCACTGATGATGGGAAGTTCCTCCGGCTGAAAGTGTGCAGTATCCAGCGCAACCGCTCAGCCTGTCGTGTGCTGCGGGCTGGGCAGGCAGCCACACTGGCTCTTGGACCCTTCGACCGCTCCCTGCTGCGTAAG GGCATGGTCATGGTGAGCCCAGAAATGAACCCCACCATCTGCTCAGTGTTTGAAGCCGAAATCGTGCTGTTGTTCCACGCGACGACTTTCCGGAAGGGGTTTCAGGTGACAGTGCACGTGGGGAATGTGCGACAGACTGCTATTGTAGAGAAGATTCATGGAAAG GACAAGCTGCGGACAGGAGAGAAGGCAGTTGTCCGTTTCAGGTTCATCAAGCATCCTGAATACTTGAAGATCGGAGCTAAGCTGCTTTTCCGTGAAGGAGTCACCAAAGGCATTGGGCATGTCACTGACCTCCAAGCCATCACCACCAAAGAAAACGGCTTGGAGGAGTCCCTGGGGCCTGGACAGCTGAGCTTCTGA
- the MAD2L1BP gene encoding MAD2L1-binding protein — MMPSGGGHSNLSRPPSAGQKMAAPRVALPLVPARAISSPSLLIAEAPSALDCGSGMMPQRSGLAAACPSVSVVFPGPVSRESCCRFACELLKHVLHQRHQLPLPYEQLAYFCRRAMQDGDLIKKPPSVDSASKKCQQVLMDLEGVLQHLEVMFSLTLVPRVLILLGGNVMSPKELYELNLEGIYEGCAEESLKTASCVRKLFHALFVADVFSELKALPVVGTVVMLQGHRDCGVDWFRPKLNYKVPTRGRKLTVNLSCDGVINISSSPPQHVTSTWEDYVWFQAPVTLKGFHE, encoded by the exons ATGATGCCCTCCGGCGGCGGCCATTCAAATCTCAGCCGGCCGCCCTCCGCTGGCCAGAAAATGGCGGCTCCTAGGGTTGCGCTACCTCTTGTTCCTGCCCGAGCGATCTCTTCTCCTTCGCTCCTTATAGCTGAGGCGCCATCGGCCCTGGACTGCGGTTCTGGGATGATGCCCCAGCGGAGTGGGCTGGCGGCGGCCTGCCCCTCGGTGTCGGTGGTGTTCCCGGGCCCCGTGAGCCGGGAGAGTTGCTGTCGCTTCGCCTGTGAGCTCCTCAAGCACGTCCTGCACCAGCGACACCAGCTCCCACTGCCCTACGAGCAGCTCGCCTACTTCTGCCGGCGGGCGATGCAG gatGGAGACCTGATTAAGAAGCCACCCTCTGTGGACTCGGCAAGCAAGAAGTGCCAGCAGGTGCTGATGGATCTGGAGGGAGTGCTCCAGCACTTGGAAGTAATGTTTAGTTTGACACTGGTTCCTCGGGTTCTCATTCTACTTGGAGGCAATGTCATGAGCCCCAAGGAGCTCTATGAGCTCAATTTAGAGGGTATCTACGAGGGCTGTGCTGAGGAGAGCCTGAAAACTGCATCCTGTGTTCGCAAGCTCTTTCATGCGCTCTTCGTTGCGGATGTCTTCAGTGAACTTAAGGCTCTCCCTGTTGTTGGCACTGTTGTTATGCTCCAAGGACACCGCGATTGTGGTGTTGATTGGTTCCGGCCCAAGCTCAACTATAAAGTGCCGACCCGAGGAAGGAAACTAACTGTTAACTTGTCCTGCGATGGAGTCATCAACATAAGTTCCTCGCCTCCTCAGCATGTGACCTCTACCTGGGAGGACTATGTATGGTTTCAAGCACCTGTGACGCTCAAAGGCTTTCATGAATGA